The genome window CACCCAACTGGAGCGCGTAAGCGGCATCCGAACCCACGCGGCCACCACCGCCGATAATGCTGACTTTGATCATGAAAATTCTCCTAGGTTTGCCGTAAGGCTTCGCCAATTATGGCACTTTTGAACCTGGGAGAGTGCGAGATACCTATTCGAGGTCGTACAGGTACAGGCTGGAGTTGCGAATACTGCCCATCCAATTCTTGCGGACTTCGCACCCGTTCTCAAGCGCTGCGGGGCGCAGCTTTTGCACGTGCCCATCGGCGAACGCGGTGGTGAGCATGCCACTGTGCCAGGGCCACGCACCGCCGTAGGAGTCCTCCGAGGGCGACTGACCCGGGTTCCAGCCGATTACTTCTCCGAGCCCGCCCGCCTGGTCAATGCTTCCGTCGATCTCACGGCCGAACTCGATTCGGATGCGGCACGGCGGTTGGATCAAATAGCGTCCGCCACCGGTCGGGCGACCATTCACCACATCCCATACTGAATCGACTAACTGAACCGTGTCGGCCGGGTAGGCGAGGCTTGAGTAACTCGTCGGTACGGCGATGAACCCTCGGTCGGACTGGATCATTGGAGCGAGGAAGACGCCGTTGTAACCGTAGTTCGTACGCTGGGCGATCACGTAGGAGCGGGTCACTGGATCCGCAAGCGAGAGGTCGGCATTGAAGACGCTTTCGACAGTTGGTCTGATCTCGTGATCTTCCGGGCACGTAAAGCTACTGTATCCTCTCACATACGGTTGGAGCAGCTGAGGCCACTTTCGGTCGGTGATCGGGTCTCCACCATTGGGTCCGCGATAAGAACTGGGAACGAAACGGTCGTCGTAATCCGACATATACAGTAGATGCCCCGCAACGACTGATTTGGCCTGAGCCAAACAAGCGGCAGAGAGAGCGCTAGCTCTCGCGGAGCGGAACACAGGCAAAAGCAATGCGCTCAAGATCGTGACGATCACGAGCACCACCATAAGCTCTACCAGTGTGAAGGCGCGTTTCATAGTCGCCCAAATGTCCTATCTGTTCTAGTCTATCAAAGAATTCGGCTGCCAATGCCATAAGTTTCGACAAAACCGAACGATCTGAATCCGTTATTCTCATACCAAGGCACGAGTCGCGCCTCTGTTTGTAGTACGAGCGCCTTCGAGCGCGTATCCGCTTTTTGCGCGCAAGCTTGCACAATTCTAGTTCCGACCCCTCGCTTTCGGCGTCGAGGCTCGACGCAAAGATTGTACAAGCCCATCGACCGTGCGGTCTCGCTGAGCATCACCGCGCCCACTAACTCCTGACCGATCCACGCGCCGTACAACTGGTGCGGCGAACTCACGGTCGCCTCGACGATGGTGGTCCGCAGAACCATTTCCCGTCTCCAAAAGAAGTTTGCCACCATGAACTTGGCCAGCCGCGTCCGTTCCTCTTCGTTCGAGGACAATACCAATTCGATGCTCGGTCCTGCCTGCTCCGAATAGACCATCTGCGTCAGTACACCAAGCTTCGTCAGCCCACAATCCGTGAGCGCACGACCGATGCCTGCGGGCTGATCGCCGTCAACCACAAATATCCGCATGTGGGGTCGCTCCCGGTTGAGCTGCGCGAGCTGATCGGCAAGCTCGCCGAGTTCCTCGGAGGTCGTACGGAAGTCAATCGCGAAGTTGCACAGGGATAGGGGAGTCTTGTGGGTAAAGAGTCGGCAACCGTCCAATTGCGCCTCGCGAACGCCGACGACGGAGGCGGCCAAACCACTGTAGGTCTCGACCACGTTTTCGTGCCCGATGGCCGTCCAACTAGCCGCCGTCATAGCACGAAGCTCCAGAAGAGTCCAAAGCTGACCCGTTTGGGGGTGCCGATCGCCCCCAATGACAGTCCACCCCCGAGGTTAGTGCCCAGATACAAGCGAGGACCGCGTGGGCTCAGCACTGCGGAGAAGAACTGATCTGCCTTGGCGTTCGATCGCCAGAGATCGACCGACGCTGCCACCTGCAAACGGTCGACGCCATCGTAGAGCGATCCCAGCCGGATGGTCGGTGCAGAAAGGGTTCGCGTGAGCGTCGCGCGCCCGACCCCGAAGAATCTCTGCTGGTAGAACTCCGCTACGGCATTGAGGATCGGGCGCTCGGCAAACACTCCGCCGAAATGCCCGGTCTTTAGAACGATCACCTGAGGATCGTTGAGAAGAGAGACGAGCTGGTCGGTGCATTCGG of Chthonomonas sp. contains these proteins:
- a CDS encoding type II secretion system protein: MKRAFTLVELMVVLVIVTILSALLLPVFRSARASALSAACLAQAKSVVAGHLLYMSDYDDRFVPSSYRGPNGGDPITDRKWPQLLQPYVRGYSSFTCPEDHEIRPTVESVFNADLSLADPVTRSYVIAQRTNYGYNGVFLAPMIQSDRGFIAVPTSYSSLAYPADTVQLVDSVWDVVNGRPTGGGRYLIQPPCRIRIEFGREIDGSIDQAGGLGEVIGWNPGQSPSEDSYGGAWPWHSGMLTTAFADGHVQKLRPAALENGCEVRKNWMGSIRNSSLYLYDLE
- a CDS encoding GNAT family N-acetyltransferase, with the protein product MTAASWTAIGHENVVETYSGLAASVVGVREAQLDGCRLFTHKTPLSLCNFAIDFRTTSEELGELADQLAQLNRERPHMRIFVVDGDQPAGIGRALTDCGLTKLGVLTQMVYSEQAGPSIELVLSSNEEERTRLAKFMVANFFWRREMVLRTTIVEATVSSPHQLYGAWIGQELVGAVMLSETARSMGLYNLCVEPRRRKRGVGTRIVQACAQKADTRSKALVLQTEARLVPWYENNGFRSFGFVETYGIGSRIL